From Drosophila nasuta strain 15112-1781.00 chromosome X, ASM2355853v1, whole genome shotgun sequence, one genomic window encodes:
- the LOC132796421 gene encoding probable ATP-dependent RNA helicase kurz translates to MGKKVYNAKARQNPQTIVDNSAVKNIKIETENVLNSGKGKGNANYAAGYDEANALVLPSQKRATKTKIEKHQNVKILSKKQRKHLQSIVDKKKKKEGRAQLLEDLAAVQIPEAELKQYTSISQVQTIGKKRLHTLDEYLAKKQEKQQQQSQAQLGRRVNAIKGAGKRRLLVEEQEALDAKRKNPNVVDADESDETTTDESEDEQVDSPVPAPAPIPVPTPTPTPAPIVEQPTTSAAAKTTAATKPNPPATPAYVHKTVYVPVDRSDEVQAARLRLPILAEEQQVMELINEHPIVIVAGETGSGKTTQLPQFLYEAGYAQHKMIGITEPRRVAAIAMSKRVAHEMNLPSSEVSYLIRFEGNVTPATRIKFMTDGVLLKEIETDFLLSKYSVIVLDEAHERSVYTDILVGLLSRIVPLRQKRSTPLKLIIMSATLRVSDFTENTRLFKTPPPLIKVEARQFPVTVHFQKRTPDDYVAEAYRKTLKIHSQLPEGGILIFVTGQQEVNQLVRKLRRTFPYKPEKEAKQQQPETKQPAVELEQQFELKRVMRNLRKSKKKFLAQISLPSINLDDYKLPGDDTEADMHSDLEGDPEDDLDVGDDDDELQLDDDQQLSAPGTKQPLWVLPLYSLLSSEQQNRIFEPIPEGCRLCVVSTNVAETSLTIPHIKYVVDSGRQKTRLYDKLTGVSAFVVTYTSKASADQRAGRAGRVSAGHCYRLYSSAVYNDLFPEFSQPDIQQKPVDDLMLQMRCMGIDRVLHFPFPSPPDALQLQAAEQRLSVLGALEATAKSSSSSDKDKELPPAVTQLGRVISRFPVAPRYGKMLALSNQFELLPYTVCLVAALSVQELLVETGVQRDEDVAPASNNFHKMRLSWANHGQYQLLGDPMVLLRAVGAAEYAHSQHKLDSFCASNGLRSKAIGEVRKLRVQLTNEINLNVSNVESLCVDPQLKPPTESQARLLRQILLAGMGDQVARKVPLDEISDKDERRRLKYAYNCADMEEPAFLHVSSVLKQAKPEWIVYQEAYELQQGDSSKMFIRGITAIEPEWLLVYVPQLCNIRQVKEEPAPRYNAAKGNIYCHVDATFGKAGWELPLGEIEMPLSEQACCYFGMFLLEGSVCSKLAQFKSKLRSTPASLIKSWSNLNDSVLYFKKALINQQIHSRQTLFDHWQRDPSFLLAEYQRLLYDVALSELSPFWPPLEASK, encoded by the exons ATGGGCAAAAAGGTGTACAATGCCAAGGCGCGGCAAAATCCGCAAACAATTGTGGACAATTCCGCCGTCAAGAAT atTAAAATCGAAACAGAAAATGTGCTGAACAGTGGAAAAGGTAAAGGAAATGCCAATTATGCCGCAGGCTACGACGAGGCCAATGCCTTGGTATTGCCTTCCCAGAAACGGGCGACCAAAACCAAGATTGAGAAACATCAGAATGTCAAAATACTGTCGAAAAAGCAGCGCAAGCATCTGCAATCCATTGTGgacaagaaaaagaagaaagaaggC CGTGCACAACTCCTCGAAGATCTGGCTGCTGTTCAAATTCCCGAGGCAGAACTGAAGCAATACACATCCATTAGTCAAGTGCAGACAATTGGCAAGAAGCGGCTGCATACGCTGGACGAGTATCTGGCCAAGAAGCAggagaaacagcaacagcaatcacaGGCGCAACTCGGACGACGTGTCAACGCCATCAAGGGAGCAGGCAAGCGGCGTCTGCTGGTCGAGGAGCAAGAAGCGTTGGATGCCAAACGTAAGAATCCAAATGTTGTGGATGCAGATGAAAGCGATGAGACGACAACAGATGAGAGCGAAGATGAGCAAGTAGACAGTCCAGTACCAGCACCCGCTCCTATTCCCGTTCCCACTCCGACTCCCACTCCCGCTCCCATTGTAGAGCAGCCGACAACAAGTGCGGCGGCGaaaacaacagctgcaacaaaaCCCAATCCTCCAGCCACGCCCGCGTATGTGCATAAAACTGTTTACGTGCCCGTGGATCGCAGTGATGAAGTGCAGGCCGCACGTCTGCGTCTGCCCATACTCGCCGAGGAGCAGCAGGTGATGGAGCTGATTAACGAGCATCCCATTGTGATAGTCGCGGGTGAAACGGGTTCCGGAAAGACGACACAATTACCGCAATTCCTCTACGAAGCGGGCTACGCACAGCACAAAATGATTGGCATCACGGAGCCGCGACGTGTGGCCGCCATAGCGATGTCGAAGCGTGTGGCCCACGAGATGAATTTGCCCAGCAGCGAGGTCAGCTATCTGATACGGTTCGAGGGCAATGTGACGCCGGCGACACGCATCAAATTCATGACCGATGGTGTGCTGCTCAAGGAGATCGAAACGGACTTTCTGCTCAGCAAATATTCGGTGATTGTGCTCGACGAGGCGCACGAACGCAGCGTCTACACGGACATCTTGGTCGGTCTCCTGTCGCGCATTGTGCCGCTGCGTCAGAAGCGCTCCACGCCGCTCAAACTGATCATTATGTCGGCCACGTTGCGTGTCAGTGATTTCACCGAGAATACGCGGCTCTTCAagacgccgccgccgctgaTCAAAGTGGAGGCCAGACAATTTCCGGTCACGGTGCACTTTCAAAAGCGCACGCCCGACGATTATGTGGCAGAGGCGTATCGCAAGACGTTAAAGATACATTCACAACTGCCCGAGGGTGGCATTTTGATCTTTGTCACCGGCCAGCAGGAGGTGAATCAGCTAGTGCGCAAGCTGCGTCGCACATTTCCCTACAAGCCGGAAAAGGaggccaagcagcagcagccggaaACGAAGCAGCCTGCCGTGGAGCTGGAGCAGCAATTTGAACTGAAACGTGTTATGCGCAATCTGCGCAAATCCAAGAAGAAGTTCCTCGCACAAATCTCGCTGCCCAGCATCAATCTGGATGATTACAAGTTGCCCGGCGATGACACCGAGGCGGACATGCACTCAGATCTCGAAGGTGACCCAGAGGACGACTTGGACgtcggcgacgacgacgacgaactGCAGTTGGACGATGATCAGCAGCTGTCTGCGCCGGGCACCAAGCAACCACTTTGGGTGCTTCCACTGTACTCGCTGCTCTCCTCCGAGCAGCAGAATCGCATCTTTGAGCCCATACCCGAGGGCTGTCGTCTGTGCGTCGTGAGCACCAATGTGGCCGAAACGTCGCTCACAATACCGCACATCAAGTACGTCGTGGACAGCGGGCGACAGAAGACGCGACTCTACGACAAGCTGACGGGCGTGAGTGCGTTTGTGGTCACCTACACCTCGAAAGCATCGGCGGATCAGCGAGCTGGACGCGCCGGACGTGTGAGCGCTGGCCATTGCTATCGTCTGTACTCGAGTGCCGTGTATAACGATCTGTTTCCCGAGTTCAGTCAGCCGGACATACAGCAGAAGCCCGTCGATGATTTGATGCTGCAAATGCGTTGCATGGGCATCGATCGTGTGCTGCACTTCCCATTCCCATCGCCACCCGATGCACTGCAGCTGCAGGCCGCCGAGCAGCGTCTCTCGGTGCTGGGCGCCTTGGAGGCAACAGCCAAAAGCTCCTCCTCCTCGGACAAAGACAAGGAACTGCCGCCCGCTGTCACGCAATTGGGTCGCGTCATCTCACGGTTTCCGGTCGCACCTCGCTATGGCAAAATGCTGGCGCTCTCCAATCAGTTCGAGCTGTTGCCCTACACGGTTTGCCTGGTTGCTGCGCTCTCGGTGCAGGAGCTGCTGGTGGAGACGGGCGTGCAGCGGGACGAGGATGTGGCCCCCGCCTCGAATAACTTTCACAAAATGCGCCTCAGTTGGGCGAATCACGGACAGTATCAACTCCTCGGTGATCCGATGGTGTTGCTGCGTGCTGTGGGCGCAGCTGAGTATGCGCATTCCCAGCACAAACTAGACAGCTTTTGTGCGTCGAATGGATTACGCTCGAAGGCCATCGGCGAGGTGCGCAAGTTGCGCGTTCAGCTGACCAACGAGATCAATTTGAATGTGAGCAACGTGGAGTCGCTGTGTGTGGATCCGCAACTGAAGCCCCCGACGGAATCCCAGGCGCGTCTCTTGCGGCAAATTCTTCTCGCTGGCATGGGAGATCAGGTGGCACGGAAGGTGCCGCTGGATGAGATTAGCGACAAGGACGAGCGACGCCGACTCAAGTATGCCTACAACTGTGCGGACATGGAGGAGCCGGCCTTTCTACACGTCTCCTCGGTGCTGAAGCAAGCGAAACCCGAGTGGATTGTCTATCAGGAGGCGTATGAACTGCAGCAGggcgacagcagcaaaatgTTCATACGCGGCATCACGGCGATTGAGCCGGAATGGTTGCTCGTCTATGTGCCACAGTTGTGCAACATACGGCAGGTGAAGGAGGAGCCAGCGCCGCGTTATAACGCTGCCAAGGGCAACATCTATTGCCATGTGGATGCCACGTTTGGCAAGGCCGGATGGGAGCTGCCGCTTGGCGAGATCGAGATGCCGCTCAGCGAGCAGGCTTGCTG CTACTTTGGCATGTTTCTGCTGGAGGGCAGCGTCTGCAGCAAGTTGGCGCAATTCAAGTCCAAGTTGAGATCGACGCCCGCTTCGCTCATCAAGAGCTGGTCGAACCTCAACGATTCGGTGCTGTATTTCAAGAAGGCCTTGATCAACCAGCAAATACACAGCCGCCAAACGCTGTTCGATCACTGGCAACGTGATCCCAGCT TTCTGCTTGCGGAGTATCAGCGTCTGCTCTACGATGTGGCCCTCAGCGAGTTGTCCCCCTTTTGGCCACCATTGGAGGCCAGCAAATAA
- the LOC132796422 gene encoding LOW QUALITY PROTEIN: gamma-tubulin complex component 2 homolog (The sequence of the model RefSeq protein was modified relative to this genomic sequence to represent the inferred CDS: deleted 1 base in 1 codon) codes for MAHAMANKTDPVRNVLSALIAESHSTLTPEKILREFRATADKRLTDSELLALLESISSKRINSRQVLDEITYVLERKDPMYALLKFTERITQEAKWHSNASVEYGKLPPASSTKLPHHYIDTMSIGSSSISTLSLADELHPPARKSLDLSYSTPVTSRKPDESPCLETLLTRRPSPSVPTESSSRGDLSMIKKRVMNAVAHMPVHESTNNRSANRSSLSLNGGNNTGITSNNATSIQVPSIQLSTSGGSVDLDLDFQDGMLEAQRTHMLWDYCKIEGQNQRPPAEIAAMPLESQQHALILDLIYCLSGVRGSYITPLPRDKSSSGLARYETRFTVHPGVDKALAEMVHEILPLASHFMAMQKVMAITNNRGQVNNSLNAALQDLTHDFYLLVAEAEAELDSQALTLPKLLYYLQPTMWVMEGLWSTLGEIQLSNLKGGDVLSHLCRCIKQLEGDKATQDVLISLTTKAAAPYMRMLQLWIHQGIIVDNTEEFLVVDNEVVHKGETMPEHYSDDYWEKRYTRRSHAVPTFLANHSDIILRTGKYLNVIRQCGKRVTCQKNNDAQFDPTKNLHVKLIEDAYFFAARQLLDVLLNENDLMGHLESVKRYLLLLQGDFIAQFMDACEDELSKNVDQVLPMTLENLLGLTLRLSSARSDPYKDDLHCELLTYDLVTQMSKIMDQEEEYWKTTDRLDLTGLECFAFTYEVKWPVSLVLNHIAITKYQMLFRQLFYCKHVERQLCKIWKENSMAKKFSAQAAELYRSAFTLRQRMMNAIQNLEYYMMIEIIEPNWHVFIEKMTKVENVDEVLNLHQDFLDLCLKNCMLTETSHLNRAIFKLCKICLNFCEFIQRSQRLFLDAELKSMVCDSSDESTDQSDSEPEVSDRPQDESSMAQTETFSESVKRFDLEFTGMLISFLKQINDLAKANTGDRFMNLVHRINFNSFYSEQMERMCVMDAMG; via the exons ATGGCACACGCCATGGCAAATAAAACCGATCCAGTGCGCAATGTACTCTCAGCCTTGATAGCGGAGTCACA TTCCACTTTGACGCCAGAAAAAATACTACGTGAATTTCGTGCCACAGCTGACAAACGTTTGACGGACTCGGAGCTGCTGGCTCTGCTCGAATCCATTAGCAGCAAACGCATCAATAGTCGCCAAGTGCTTGACGAGATTACCTATGTGCTAGAGCG TAAGGATCCCATGTATGCATTGTTAAAGTTCACGGAACGCATAACACAGGAAGCGAAGTGGCATTCCAACGCAAGTGTAGAATACGGCAAGCTACCGCCAGCATCGAGCACTAAATTGCCGCACCACTATATCGACACTATGAgcattggcagcagcagcatcagcaccCTTAGTTTGGCCGATGAATTGCATCCGCCAGCACGAAAGTCCTTGGACTTGTCCTATTCCACGCCCGTAACCAGTCGCAAACCGGACGAGAGTCCGTGCCTCGAGACGCTCCTTACACGCCGTCCCTCCCCCTCAGTGCCCACGGAATCCTCATCTCGTGGTGATCTCAGTATG ATCAAGAAACGCGTAATGAATGCCGTTGCGCATATGCCAGTGCATGAAAGCACCAACAATCGATCCGCCAACCGATCCTCGCTGAGCCTCAATGGCGGCAATAACACCGGCATTACATCTAACAATGCCACGTCCATCCAGGTACCCTCGATACAACTGTCGACGAGTGGAGGTAGCGTCGACTTGGATTTGGATTTTCAGGATGGCATGCTGGAGGCACAACGCACCCACATGCTGTGGGACTACTGCAAGATAGAGGGACAAAACCAAAGACCGCCGGCTGAGATTGCAGCCATGCCGCTGGAGAGTCAACAGCATGCGCTAATACTCGATTTGATTTACTGCTTGAGTGGTGTGCGTGGCAGCTACATAACGCCGCTGCCGCGTGACAAAAGCAGCTCGGGATTGGCTCGATACGAGACACGCTTCACTGTGCATCCGGGTGTGGATAAAGCGCTGGCGGAAATGGTGCACGAGATTCTGCCACTGGCGTCGCATTTCATGGCCATGCAGAAGGTGATGGCGATCACAAATAATCGTGGACAGGTTAACAATTCGTTGAATGCTGCGCTTCAAGACTTAACCCACGACTTTTAT TTGCTGGTGGCCGAGGCGGAGGCAGAACTGGACAGCCAGGCGCTGACGCTGCCAAAGCTGCTGTATTATCTGCAGCCAACCATGTGGGTGATGGAGGGTCTCTGGAGCACGTTGGGCGAGATTCAGCTG AGCAATCTAAAGGGCGGCGATGTGCTGTCGCATTTGTGCCGTTGCATCAAGCAGCTGGAGGGCGATAAGGCCACGCAGGATGTGCTAATCAGTCTGACGACGAAAGCGGCAGCACCATACATGCGGATGCTTCAGTTGTGGATACACCAGGGCATCATTGTGGACAACACCGAGGAGTTTCTCGTTGTCGACAACGAGGTGGTGCACAAGGGCGAAACAATGCCCGAGCACTATTCGGATGATTATTGGGAGAAGCGTTACACCAGACGCAGCCATGCGGTGCCCACATTTCTGGCCAACCACTCGGACATCATATTGCGCACGGGCAAATATCTCAATGTGATACGTCAGTGTGGCAAACGTGTGACGTGCCAGAAGAATAACGATGCACAGTTCGATCCCACCAAGAATCTGCATGTCAAACTCATCGAAGATGCGTACTTTTTTGCCGCACGCCAGCTGCTTGATGTGCTGCTAAATGAGAACGATTTGATGGGACATCTGGAGTCGGTCAAGCGgtatttgctgttgctgcaaggTGATTTTATTGCCCAGTTTATGGATGCCTGCGAGGATGAGTTGTCCAAGAATGTGGATCAAGTGCTGCCCATGACATTGGAGAATTTACTTGGTCTCACGTTGCGTTTGTCGTCGGCTCGCAGTGATCCGTACAAGGATGATTTGCACTGTGAGTTGCTCACCTACGATCTGGTCACACAAATGTCAAAGATTATGGATCAGGAAGAAG AGTATTGGAAGACCACAGATCGCTTGGATTTGACGGGACTGGAGTGTTTTGCCTTCACGTACGAGGTTAAGTGGCCCGTCTCCTTGGTGCTCAATCACATTGCCATCACCAAGTATCAGATGCTCTTCCGACAGCTTTTCTACTGCAAGCACGTCGAGCGGCAGCTGTGCAA AATCTGGAAGGAGAACTCGATGGCT AAAAAGTTCTCGGCTCAGGCAGCGGAACTGTATCGCTCAGCGTTCACATTGCGTCAGCGCATGATGAATGCCATACAAAATCTAGAGTATTATATGATGATCGAGATCATTGAGCCCAATTGGCATGTGTTTATCGAGAAGATGACCAAAGTGGAGAATGTCGACGAGGTGCTCAATCTGCATCAGGACTTTCTCGATTTGTGCCTCAAGAATTGCATGCTGACAGAGACGTCGCATCTGAATCGTGCCATATTTAAGCTATGTAAGATCTGTCTCAACTTCTGCGAGTTCATACAG cgCTCGCAACGTCTCTTTCTCGACGCGGAGCTCAAGTCAATGGTCTGTGATAGCAGCGATGAGAGCACGGATCAGTCTGACTCTGAGCCGGAAGTTTCGGATCGGCCACAG GACGAGAGTTCGATGGCTCAAACGGAAACGTTTTCGGAGAGCGTAAAGCGTTTTGATTTGGAATTTACTGGGATGCTAATATCGTTCCTGAAGCAAATTAACGATCTGGCCAAGGCGAATACCGGAGATCGTTTCATGAATCTCGTGCATCGCATCAATTTCAACTCATTCTACTCGGAACAAATGGAAAGAATGTGCGTTATGGACGCCATGGGTTAA